Proteins encoded within one genomic window of Brassica rapa cultivar Chiifu-401-42 chromosome A09, CAAS_Brap_v3.01, whole genome shotgun sequence:
- the LOC103840616 gene encoding pentatricopeptide repeat-containing protein At1g26460, mitochondrial, which translates to MSSHLFFRSRISLLRTLKPNHHAATRTISGTPFLSQDPQLATESTDHESTTLPPNPATGSPLYQENWRSPIPNSPSFSQSLVPMGFLNQAPAARIRALSETLDMISLLNMFADWTASQRWSDMKQLFEFWVRSLDKNGKPNKPDVNLYNHYLRANLMMGASPSDMLDLVAMMDDFSVAPNTASYNLVLKAMHQAKETEVAEKLLNRMLISGKDESRPDDESYDLVIGMMFSNGENDKAMQLLDIALKSGYMLSTTVFSECVRSCVAKGRTDTLVSIIERCKSLDRNKSLCPSWILCTYMAEVATQEDNGKLAFYAFEFMYNWINRGEMARPSVLLSVDEGLVVSALATAARTCNPTLIDGSWMILKRSLRGKKAANPATYVAKINAYASLGNLQKAFVALHEFENAYKDAEKEVKEEMLSPFTSLYPLVVACSKKGFETLDEVYFQLETLSKGDTPYKSVAALNCIVLGCANTWDLDRAYQTFDAISASFGLTPNIDSYNALIYAFGKVKKTPEATRVYSHLVGEGVKPDARTFSLLVDAHLVNRDPKSALTVIDDMIKAGFEPSKETLKKLRRRCIRELDNENDEKVESLAKKFQIRMGSENRRNMLFNMDYSRVRA; encoded by the exons ATGTCTTCTCATCTCTTTTTCCGGTCCCGAATCTCTCTCCTCCGAACCCTCAAACCCAATCACCACGCCGCCACCAGAACCATTTCCGGTACACCGTTCCTTTCCCAAGATCCCCAGCTCGCAACCGAATCAACCGATCACGAATCCACCACGCTCCCTCCGAATCCAGCAACGGGAAGCCCTCTCTACCAGGAGAACTGGCGGAGTCCGATCCCGAACTCCCCCTCCTTCAGCCAGTCACTAGTCCCCATGGGATTCCTAAACCAAGCCCCCGCCGCCCGCATCAGGGCCCTCTCCGAGACCCTCGACATGATCTCGCTTCTCAACATGTTCGCGGACTGGACCGCGTCGCAGCGCTGGTCCGACATGAAGCAGCTATTCGAGTTCTGGGTCCGGTCGCTCGACAAGAACGGGAAGCCGAACAAGCCGGATGTCAACCTTTACAATCATTACCTTAGGGCTAACTTGATGATGGGCGCTTCCCCTAGTGACATGCTCGATCTGGTTGCCATGATGGATGATTTCTCCGTGGCGCCTAATACGGCGTCGTATAATCTTGTCTTGAAGGCTATGCACCAGGCGAAAGAGACTGAGGTTGCCGAGAAGCTGCTTAACCG GATGCTGATATCAGGGAAGGATGAATCTCGTCCGGATGATGAATCATATGATTTGGTTATTGGAATGATGTTTTCCAACGGGGAGAATGACAAAGCCATGCAGCTTCTGGACATCGCGCTAAAATCTGGTTACATGTTGTCCACAACTGTTTTTAGCGAGTGTGTGCGTAGCTGTGTAGCCAAAGGTAGGACAGATACACTTGTCTCCATCATCGAGAGGTGTAAG tcTCTTGATCGGAACAAGTCCCTATGCCCTAGCTGGATACTCTGTACATACATGGCGGAAGTAGCAACTCAAGAGGATAACGGCAAACTAGCATTCTACGCGTTTGAGTTCATGTACAATTGGATCAACAGGGGAGAAATGGCTAGGCCCTCGGTTTTACTCTCTGTTGATGAAGGTTTGGTGGTATCAGCTCTCGCAACCGCTGCTAGGACTTGTAATCCGACTTTAATAGATGGATCGTGGATGATTCTGAAACGGAGCCTGCGTGGGAAAAAGGCAGCCAACCCTGCTACTTATGTTGCCAAGATAAATGCTTATGCGTCGTTGGGGAATCTGCAGAAAGCTTTCGTTGCACTTCATGAGTTCGAAAACGCATACAAGGACGCTGAAAAAGAAGTTAAGGAGGAGATGCTTTCACCTTTTACATCGTTGTACCCTCTGGTTGTGGCTTGTTCTAAGAAAGGTTTTGAGACATTGGATGAGGTATACTTCCAGCTGGAGACATTGAGTAAAGGTGATACTCCGTATAAGTCTGTTGCTGCTCTAAACTGTATAGTTCTTGGCTGCGCAAACACATGGGATCTGGATCGTGCTTACCAGACTTTTGATGCAATAAGTGCTTCTTTTGGCCTGACTCCTAATATTGATTCGTATAATGCTTTAATATATGCATTTGGAAAGGTCAAGAAG ACTCCTGAGGCTACAAGAGTATACTCTCATCTGGTTGGGGAAGGTGTTAAGCCTGATGCCCGGACGTTTTCATTGCTGGTTGATGCTCATCTTGTTAACCGGGATCCCAAATCAGCGCTGACCGTCATCGATGACATG ATCAAAGCTGGATTTGAACCTTCCAAGGAGACACTGAAGAAGCTGAGAAGGCGATGTATCAGGGAACTAGACAACGAAAACGATGAGAAGGTGGAGTCATTGGCCAAGAAGTTTCAAATAAGGATGGGATCAGAGAACCGGAGGAACATGCTTTTCAACATGGATTACTCCAGGGTTCGCGCATAA
- the LOC103840617 gene encoding uncharacterized protein LOC103840617, translating to MGGRNDEVGGDKDKEEEQDDMSVHSPCKALPSSASSLSKEQSQVELELTLLEALEIYPPVKLRGIHRHFVLYGLMEYLGRSFDRQFTADEVLQLLDRFYNIEMLKSDDEEIDILNHEEDFTLPPSYFDKEEQ from the exons ATGGGTGGAAGAAATGACGAAGTTGGTGGAGATAAAGACAAAGAGGAAGAGCAAGATGACATGTCTGTACACTCTCCGTGTAAAGCCTTACCATCCTCCGCTTCTTCTCTCTCCAag GAGCAGTCACAGGTTGAATTGGAGCTCACGTTATTAGAAGCTCTTGAAATCTATCCTCCCGTTAAACTCCGAG GCATACATCGCCACTTTGTTCTTTATGGTCTTATGGAATATCTCGGCAGAAG CTTTGACCGACAGTTCACAGCGGATGAGGTTCTGCAGCTACTGGATCGTTTCTATAACATTGAGATGCTG AAATCAGATGATGAGGAGATTGACATTCTTAACCACGAGGAAGACTTTACCTTGCCGCCGAGTTACTTTGATAAGGAAGAacaataa